GCCTTTGAAGTTAGCCGATCCCTTTCTCAAAGGAGAGAGGGATCAGCCTAGATTTGTTCACGTCCTAAAACGGAACGATATGGTCTGCGGAGTTGCCCGTATTTCGGAACTCCGCGTCGGCAGGGCAAGTATCCAAGTCCTTGAAAAAAACGGTTCGCCCGGCAATACCATCGGTCAGATGAATCGGATGTACGATCTCGTCGCCATCGACGCTGATGATTAGCTGGGCGTTACCCGCTTCCAATTGCTCTGGCTCGCGCAAGATGAGCGAGTTCTCGCCGACTTGAGAAACGCGCAGACGCAAACCATCCACTTGCAGGTGAATTCGTACTGCAGTGGACATTCCGTCGCTGTGAATGATCGCCATGACGTCCTCTGAATTATTCCAACGTGCTGCTTTGTACTGCCAGCACCATCGAAGTTCAATTGTACGCGAGTTGGGCAGTGGAACCGATGGCAGTGTTTGGGAAACGAATCGCCGAACTGCAGTTAAAATCTTGAAATTGCCGCAAACCTTTCAGCAGGAACTGGAAAGCTATCGGCGACTATTTCAGGCCAATATTACTGAGATTTGTGGGTATGCCGTTCCTCGCTTGATCGATTTCTCGGTACCGCTACTGGCAATCGAAATCGATATCGTTCAGCCACCTAGAATTCTTGACTTCGGTAAGGTGACCCTGGATCGTCCGCCCGACTTTAGCGAACAAACGATGGCTGACTGGAACGATCTTCAGCAAGAGCTTTGGGGCGATCACTGGCCAACGATTCAGAAAATCCTCGCCCGCCTGAGATCGCTCGGAATTTACTACAGCGACCCCAATCCCTATAACATCACCCCGGAAAACTGGGATCCAGAACTGTAAATTAAACAGGTCTTGTCTTACACCAACTCCCCAATCACCTTCCCGGTGCCGACCAGGTGTTGCGGGCGACCGGAGGGATCGGTGAGCGTGGTGCTCACGGGGTCGATGCCCAGTTTGCGATAGAGTGTGGCCATCACGTCTTGATAGTGAACGGGACGTTCGATGGCAACCGCGGCGTTGCGGTCGGTCTTGCCGATGACTTGCCCGGTCTGCATGCCGCCACCGGCCAGCAGGGCCATCCCCACACCGGGCCAGTGATCGCGGCCCGCATTCTTGTTGATCTTGGGAGTGCGGCCGAATTCGCCCCAGACGATGATCGAGACGTCGTCGAGCATGCCGCGCTCTTCAAAGTCGTTGACGAGCGTGGTGAGCCCGTGGTCGAGCACCGGCATCAAGCGGCGCATGCGGTCGAAGTTGCCGCTATGCGTGTCGTAATCGGCCAGCGTGAGACTGACGCAGCGAACCCCCGCTTCGACGAGCCGTCGCGCGAGCAAAAACTTGTTCGTGGCAAAGCCCGCGTCGCTGGTGCCGACTTGTTCAACCGGGTTTTCGAGTTCGTAGCGCTTCAGCCCCACGGCTGGCTCGTCTTGCAGATCGAGTGCGCGGGCGAAGCGACCAGAAGTCAGAATGCCGACTGCTTGCTGCGAAAAATTATCCATCGCGCCCATCATTCCGCTGCGGTCCACTTCGCGGCGGTAACGATCGAGACCTGCGAGAAGCTGGCGACGATCGTCGATGCGACCGAGCGACAGCGTTTCGTTCAGCGCGAGACTGGTGGCGTGGTTCTGGCCGCGACGGGCCAGTTCGCCGACCATTCCTTGTTCGAGTTCGCGCACAAACAGGTGCGAAATATCGGGCCGAAAGGCCTGGTAAGAAGGACCGAGGAAACCAGGCCGCGCACTGTTGCGCACGAGCGGACGGCCTTGCATCATGTCGACAAACGACGGGGCCGGATCGCGCGTGGTCCCTTGCAACTTGCCGAGTACGCAGCCGAGCGCCGGCCAGCCACCCATCGTATTCAGTTCTTTGGCCCCAAAGCCCGACTGG
Above is a window of Anatilimnocola aggregata DNA encoding:
- a CDS encoding DUF1501 domain-containing protein codes for the protein MLNIQGGKYRYCDGLTRRDFVRAGSLAFGGLALGQFSLPTMLRAEAAAGVRNSQKAVILIHLDGGPPQQDMIDLKPEAPVEVRGEFTSIPTAIPGFHVGELLPKLAANAKKFAFIRSLVGSAGAHDAFQCQSGFGAKELNTMGGWPALGCVLGKLQGTTRDPAPSFVDMMQGRPLVRNSARPGFLGPSYQAFRPDISHLFVRELEQGMVGELARRGQNHATSLALNETLSLGRIDDRRQLLAGLDRYRREVDRSGMMGAMDNFSQQAVGILTSGRFARALDLQDEPAVGLKRYELENPVEQVGTSDAGFATNKFLLARRLVEAGVRCVSLTLADYDTHSGNFDRMRRLMPVLDHGLTTLVNDFEERGMLDDVSIIVWGEFGRTPKINKNAGRDHWPGVGMALLAGGGMQTGQVIGKTDRNAAVAIERPVHYQDVMATLYRKLGIDPVSTTLTDPSGRPQHLVGTGKVIGELV